A genomic window from Emys orbicularis isolate rEmyOrb1 chromosome 8, rEmyOrb1.hap1, whole genome shotgun sequence includes:
- the YIPF1 gene encoding protein YIPF1 isoform X2 translates to MATVDDLKFQEFDDAANLLAGNPDATTISIDEPSENPKNQYGLLQDSRREEDDELLGTDDSDKTELLAGQKKSAPFWTFEYYQTFFDVDTYQVLDRIKGSVFPIPGKNFVRLYIRSNPDLYGPFWICATLVFAIAISGNLSNFFIHLGKPAYQYVPEFRKVSIAATAIYAYAWLVPLALWGFLMWRNSKVMNIVSYSFLEIVCVYGYSLFIYIPTAILWIIPQKAVRWILVMFALGLSGSVLVMTFWPAVRDDNRRIALATMVTVVLLHALLAVGCLAYFFDAPDLNVLIPTAAAQNGTIVATKTQ, encoded by the exons ATGGCGACTGTGGATGATTTAAAGTTTCAAG AATTTGATGATGCAGCTAACTTGCTGGCAGGAAACCCAGATGCCACCACAATAAGTATTGATGAGCCTAGTGAAAACCCCAAGAATCAGTATGGCCTTCTGCAAGACTCTAGGAGAGAGGAGGATGACGAGTTACTGGGGACTGATGACTCAGATAAAACTGAG TTACTTGCAGGACAGAAGAAAAGTGCCCCCTTCTGGACATTTGAATACTACCAGACTTTCTTTGATGTGGATACATACCAG GTCCTAGACAGAATAAAAGGCTCGGTTTTCCCAATACCAGGAAAAAACTTTGTAAGACTATATATCCGTAGCAATCCAGATCTTTATG GTCCTTTTTGGATATGTGCCACATTAGTCTTTGCCATTGCTATTAGTGGTAATCTTTCAAATTTCTTCATCCATCTGGGTAAACCTGCGTACCAGTATGTGCCCGAGTTCAGAAAAG TGTCCATAGCTGCAACCGCTATCTATGCTTATGCTTGGCTGGTTCCTCTGGCTCTCTGGGGATTCCTTATGTGGAGAAatagcaaagttatgaatatagTCTCCTACTCGTTTCTTGAGATAGTGTGTGTCTATGGCTATTCACTCTTTATTTATATTCCAACAgct attttGTGGATTATTCCACAAAAAGCTGTACGATGGATCTTGGTAATGTTTGCTCTGGGCCTTTCGGGGTCAGTTTTAGTAATGACATTTTGGCCTGCTGTTAGAGACGATAACCGAAGGATTGCACTGGCTACTATGGTGACTGTTGTACTTCTTCATGCCCTGCTTGCTGTTGGTTGTTTG GCATACTTTTTTGATGCTCCTGACCTGAATGTTCTTATACCTACTGCAGCTGCTCAAAATGGAACAATAGTAGCAACAAAGACTCAGTAA
- the YIPF1 gene encoding protein YIPF1 isoform X4 produces MATVDDLKFQEFDDAANLLAGNPDATTISIDEPSENPKNQYGLLQDSRREEDDELLGTDDSDKTELLAGQKKSAPFWTFEYYQTFFDVDTYQVLDRIKGSVFPIPGKNFVRLYIRSNPDLYVSIAATAIYAYAWLVPLALWGFLMWRNSKVMNIVSYSFLEIVCVYGYSLFIYIPTAILWIIPQKAVRWILVMFALGLSGSVLVMTFWPAVRDDNRRIALATMVTVVLLHALLAVGCLAYFFDAPDLNVLIPTAAAQNGTIVATKTQ; encoded by the exons ATGGCGACTGTGGATGATTTAAAGTTTCAAG AATTTGATGATGCAGCTAACTTGCTGGCAGGAAACCCAGATGCCACCACAATAAGTATTGATGAGCCTAGTGAAAACCCCAAGAATCAGTATGGCCTTCTGCAAGACTCTAGGAGAGAGGAGGATGACGAGTTACTGGGGACTGATGACTCAGATAAAACTGAG TTACTTGCAGGACAGAAGAAAAGTGCCCCCTTCTGGACATTTGAATACTACCAGACTTTCTTTGATGTGGATACATACCAG GTCCTAGACAGAATAAAAGGCTCGGTTTTCCCAATACCAGGAAAAAACTTTGTAAGACTATATATCCGTAGCAATCCAGATCTTTATG TGTCCATAGCTGCAACCGCTATCTATGCTTATGCTTGGCTGGTTCCTCTGGCTCTCTGGGGATTCCTTATGTGGAGAAatagcaaagttatgaatatagTCTCCTACTCGTTTCTTGAGATAGTGTGTGTCTATGGCTATTCACTCTTTATTTATATTCCAACAgct attttGTGGATTATTCCACAAAAAGCTGTACGATGGATCTTGGTAATGTTTGCTCTGGGCCTTTCGGGGTCAGTTTTAGTAATGACATTTTGGCCTGCTGTTAGAGACGATAACCGAAGGATTGCACTGGCTACTATGGTGACTGTTGTACTTCTTCATGCCCTGCTTGCTGTTGGTTGTTTG GCATACTTTTTTGATGCTCCTGACCTGAATGTTCTTATACCTACTGCAGCTGCTCAAAATGGAACAATAGTAGCAACAAAGACTCAGTAA
- the YIPF1 gene encoding protein YIPF1 isoform X1, whose protein sequence is MIRCCEYTNNHASVYCFLCFCRCGLQGNPLHTDGVGEEEPGGHVSRGAPILRHRKTRTQAMERDKFDDAANLLAGNPDATTISIDEPSENPKNQYGLLQDSRREEDDELLGTDDSDKTELLAGQKKSAPFWTFEYYQTFFDVDTYQVLDRIKGSVFPIPGKNFVRLYIRSNPDLYGPFWICATLVFAIAISGNLSNFFIHLGKPAYQYVPEFRKVSIAATAIYAYAWLVPLALWGFLMWRNSKVMNIVSYSFLEIVCVYGYSLFIYIPTAILWIIPQKAVRWILVMFALGLSGSVLVMTFWPAVRDDNRRIALATMVTVVLLHALLAVGCLAYFFDAPDLNVLIPTAAAQNGTIVATKTQ, encoded by the exons ATGATTCGATGCTGTGAATAcactaacaatcatgcttctgtttattgtttcttgtgcttctgtagatgtggccttcaggggaaCCCCCTACACACTGACGGTGTGGGTGAGGAGGAGCCAGGAGGACATGTTTCGAGAGGTGCTCCAATCCTTAGACACCGAAAAACAAGAACACAGGCCATGGAGAGAGACA AATTTGATGATGCAGCTAACTTGCTGGCAGGAAACCCAGATGCCACCACAATAAGTATTGATGAGCCTAGTGAAAACCCCAAGAATCAGTATGGCCTTCTGCAAGACTCTAGGAGAGAGGAGGATGACGAGTTACTGGGGACTGATGACTCAGATAAAACTGAG TTACTTGCAGGACAGAAGAAAAGTGCCCCCTTCTGGACATTTGAATACTACCAGACTTTCTTTGATGTGGATACATACCAG GTCCTAGACAGAATAAAAGGCTCGGTTTTCCCAATACCAGGAAAAAACTTTGTAAGACTATATATCCGTAGCAATCCAGATCTTTATG GTCCTTTTTGGATATGTGCCACATTAGTCTTTGCCATTGCTATTAGTGGTAATCTTTCAAATTTCTTCATCCATCTGGGTAAACCTGCGTACCAGTATGTGCCCGAGTTCAGAAAAG TGTCCATAGCTGCAACCGCTATCTATGCTTATGCTTGGCTGGTTCCTCTGGCTCTCTGGGGATTCCTTATGTGGAGAAatagcaaagttatgaatatagTCTCCTACTCGTTTCTTGAGATAGTGTGTGTCTATGGCTATTCACTCTTTATTTATATTCCAACAgct attttGTGGATTATTCCACAAAAAGCTGTACGATGGATCTTGGTAATGTTTGCTCTGGGCCTTTCGGGGTCAGTTTTAGTAATGACATTTTGGCCTGCTGTTAGAGACGATAACCGAAGGATTGCACTGGCTACTATGGTGACTGTTGTACTTCTTCATGCCCTGCTTGCTGTTGGTTGTTTG GCATACTTTTTTGATGCTCCTGACCTGAATGTTCTTATACCTACTGCAGCTGCTCAAAATGGAACAATAGTAGCAACAAAGACTCAGTAA
- the YIPF1 gene encoding protein YIPF1 isoform X3 — MATVDDLKFQEFDDAANLLAGNPDATTISIDEPSENPKNQYGLLQDSRREEDDELLGTDDSDKTELLAGQKKSAPFWTFEYYQTFFDVDTYQVLDRIKGSVFPIPGKNFVRLYIRSNPDLYGPFWICATLVFAIAISGNLSNFFIHLGKPAYQYVPEFRKVSIAATAIYAYAWLVPLALWGFLMWRNSKVMNIVSYSFLEIVCVYGYSLFIYIPTAILWIIPQKAVRWILVMFALGLSGSVLVMTFWPAVRDDNRRIALATMAYFFDAPDLNVLIPTAAAQNGTIVATKTQ, encoded by the exons ATGGCGACTGTGGATGATTTAAAGTTTCAAG AATTTGATGATGCAGCTAACTTGCTGGCAGGAAACCCAGATGCCACCACAATAAGTATTGATGAGCCTAGTGAAAACCCCAAGAATCAGTATGGCCTTCTGCAAGACTCTAGGAGAGAGGAGGATGACGAGTTACTGGGGACTGATGACTCAGATAAAACTGAG TTACTTGCAGGACAGAAGAAAAGTGCCCCCTTCTGGACATTTGAATACTACCAGACTTTCTTTGATGTGGATACATACCAG GTCCTAGACAGAATAAAAGGCTCGGTTTTCCCAATACCAGGAAAAAACTTTGTAAGACTATATATCCGTAGCAATCCAGATCTTTATG GTCCTTTTTGGATATGTGCCACATTAGTCTTTGCCATTGCTATTAGTGGTAATCTTTCAAATTTCTTCATCCATCTGGGTAAACCTGCGTACCAGTATGTGCCCGAGTTCAGAAAAG TGTCCATAGCTGCAACCGCTATCTATGCTTATGCTTGGCTGGTTCCTCTGGCTCTCTGGGGATTCCTTATGTGGAGAAatagcaaagttatgaatatagTCTCCTACTCGTTTCTTGAGATAGTGTGTGTCTATGGCTATTCACTCTTTATTTATATTCCAACAgct attttGTGGATTATTCCACAAAAAGCTGTACGATGGATCTTGGTAATGTTTGCTCTGGGCCTTTCGGGGTCAGTTTTAGTAATGACATTTTGGCCTGCTGTTAGAGACGATAACCGAAGGATTGCACTGGCTACTATG GCATACTTTTTTGATGCTCCTGACCTGAATGTTCTTATACCTACTGCAGCTGCTCAAAATGGAACAATAGTAGCAACAAAGACTCAGTAA